Proteins from a genomic interval of Arachis hypogaea cultivar Tifrunner chromosome 10, arahy.Tifrunner.gnm2.J5K5, whole genome shotgun sequence:
- the LOC112715670 gene encoding uncharacterized protein isoform X6 translates to MEATAAVAAAANAAAARGASLQLPPPPSRKEWRAVSEHHHSSRNPEDEELDNSKVGQSDERTIYEQGREPLDVDFCSITVDGTIDNDILQQQIHGVVRQRQELQQMEIELKAQMIARTEIMEIRNSYDAQLKEHVNNASKLQEQLCERERTIHELERKMEEKERELHTIKLDNEAAWAKQDLLREQNKELATFRRERDHSEAERAQHMKQIHDLQEHIQEKDRQLIELQEQHRVAQETLMYKDEQLREAQAWINRVREMDVFQSTTNQTLQAELRERTEQYNQLWMGFQRQFAEMERLHLHAIQQLQLELADARERSGTYHEDSQMSQMNSKKNVTQFGQENGNQFDLNGSNASGGNNGLIPNESSDNIPPFASSGNASVQTDHVAGVAMAPSSLLVPPSYLPPGQVTALHPFVMHQQGVPNSVASQVPQSHVGHFHPLAALSPMQQWKNQQQAVSEGSQVSMQDDPSASQTDQSMMRSDAKFNYEMPVNGQALHGDYLDAHIHQNEETQSVISSSTAETQVLQSVDKGQHVATQQDHSLRQISSQFSDALRLNSVDSNGEIKDKNSVTLPSEGHDQVLLVEAASSAGNASPVTAHAVHNDMVHSNITDSVLPEAFSSTGPTASTTIAKPMESPLIDERSLLASIVRTIPAGGRIRISSTLPNRLGKMLAPLHWHDYKKKYGKLDDFVASHPELFMIEGDYIQLREGAQKMVAANAAVAKVAAAAAASSPRSSYMPTVAVTPMANTYRLKKVPSVDSKNIKTDKSFQDYAVISSNMGDDPLKLSVTQHQQSNGACFGVAGGLSNVKILTKSKDSREKDGPSVQSGVQLAVGNGVTLDRTGMNNAQNSGPANGRPVSNFASKQQARATGAVYHSRR, encoded by the exons ATGGAGGCCACGGCTGCCGTTGCGGCTGCCGCCAACGCCGCTGCTGCTCGCGGCGCCTCTCTCCAGTTACCGCCACCTCCATCACGCAAGGAATGGCGTGCTGTTTCCGAGCACCATCATTCGTCGAGAAACCCTGAGGACGAG GAGCTAGACAACTCAAAAGTAGGGCAATCGGATGAGAGAACCATTTATGAG CAAGGAAGAGAGCCTCTTGATGTCGATTTCTGTTCGATAACAGTGGATGGAACGATAGACAATGATATTTTGCAGCAGCAGATTCATGGTGTTGTAAGGCAAAGACAGGAATTACAGCAAATGGAGATCGAACTGAAAGCTCAAATGATTGCTAGAACTGAGATAATGGAAATACGAAACAGCTATGATGCTCAACTCAAAGAACACGTTAACAATGCCAGTAAGCTTCAG GAGCAACTTTGTGAGAGGGAACGTACAATTCATGAATTGGAAAGGAAAATGGAAGAGAAGGAAAGAGAACTGCACACCATTAAATTAGACAATGAAGCG GCATGGGCAAAGCAAGACCTTCTTCGTGAGCAAAACAAAGAGCTAGCAACTTTCAG AAGGGAGCGTGATCATTCAGAAGCTGAAAGAGCTCAGCATATGAAACAAATACATGATCTTCAAGAACATATTCAAGAAAAAGACAGGCAGCTTATTGAGTTGCAGGAACAG CACAGAGTAGCTCAAGAGACCCTAATGTATAAAGATGAACAATTGAGAGAAGCCCAAGCTTGGATAAACCGTGTTCGTGAGATGGATGTTTTCCAATCAACAACAAACCAGACATTGCAGGCTGAATTGCGGGAACGTACAGAGCAGTATAACCAGCTCTGGATGGGTTTCCAGAGACAG TTTGCGGAGATGGAAAGACTTCATTTGCATGCTATCCAGCAGCTACAGCTTGAGCTAGCTGATGCAAGGGAGAGGAGTGGCACTTACCACGAGGACTCACAAATGTCCCAAATGAATTCAAAAAAGAATGTAACTCAGTTTGGACAGGAAAACGGAAACCAATTCGACTTGAATGGAAGCAATGCTTCAGGTGGAAATAATGGTCTTATTCCAAATGAAAGCTCAGATAATATTCCTCCATTTGCATCTAGTGGCAATGCTTCGGTCCAG ACTGATCATGTTGCTGGTGTCGCTATGGCTCCATCCTCCCTACTTGTGCCACCTTCATACCTTCCACCTGGCCAGGTGACTGCATTACATCCGTTTGTCATGCATCAACAAGGAGTGCCAAATTCAGTTGCATCACAAGTTCCTCAATCACATGTTGGCCACTTCCACCCACTGGCAGCATTGTCACCTATGCAGCAATGGAAAAATCAACAG CAGGCTGTCTCGGAGGGTTCACAGGTATCGATGCAGGATGATCCTTCTGCATCCCAAACTGATCAGAGTATGATGAGATCCGATGCTAAGTTTAATTATGAAATGCCCGTTAATGGACAAGCTCTTCATGGAGACTATTTGGATGCTCACATCCACCAAAATGAGGAGACTCAATCTGTAATTTCATCTTCTACTGCGGAAACACAG GTTCTTCAGTCAGTTGATAAAGGCCAACATGTTGCTACCCAGCAAGACCATAGCTTACGACAAATTTCGTCACAGTTCTCCGATGCCTTAAGATTGAACTCTGTTGACTCTAATGGTGAAATTAAG GATAAGAATTCTGTGACGTTACCTAGTGAGGGACATGACCAAGTATTGTTGGTAGAGGCAGCAAGTTCTGCTGGAAATGCATCACCTGTCACAGCCCATGCAGTTCACAATGATATGGTACATAGCAACATCACTGATTCAGTCTTGCCTGAAGCATTCTCCTCCACTGGCCCGACAGCATCAACTACAATTGCAAAGCCTATGGAAAGTCCTCTAATTGATGAAAGATCATTGCTGGCTAGTATTGTTCGCACTATTCCAGCTGGTGGCCGGATTCGAATCAGTTCAACA CTCCCTAACAGACTCGGTAAAATGCTCGCTCCTCTGCACTGGCATGATTACAAGAAAAAGTATGGAAAGCTGGATGATTTTGTTGCTAGCCATCCTGAA TTATTTATGATTGAGGGTGACTATATTCAGCTTCGCGAAGGAGCACAAAAGATGGTAGCTGCCAATGCCGCTGTTGCCAAAGTTGCTGCAGCAGCTGCAGCATCATCCCCTCGTTCTTCATATATGCCTACTGTGGCTGTTACACCAATGGCTAACACTTATCGCCTGAAGAAAGTTCCTTCAGttgattccaaaaatatcaaaactgACAAGTCTTTTCAGGATTATGCTGTTATCTCTTCGAATATGGGTGATGATCCTCTAAAATTATCAGTAACGCAGCATCAGCAATCAAATGGTGCATGCTTTGGTGTTGCGGGAGGCCTTTCAAATGtcaaaattttgaccaagtctaAGGATTCTCGGGAAAAGGATGGCCCATCTGTTCAGTCTGGTGTACAATTAGCTGTTGGCAATGGTGTAACCCTGGACCGAACCGGTATGAACAATGCCCAAAATTCAGGCCCGGCAAATGGGAGGCCAGTTTCCAATTTCGCTTCAAAACAGCAGGCCAG GGCAACTGGTGCTGTGTACCATTCTCGAAGATAG
- the LOC112715670 gene encoding uncharacterized protein isoform X5 produces MEATAAVAAAANAAAARGASLQLPPPPSRKEWRAVSEHHHSSRNPEDEELDNSKVGQSDERTIYEQGREPLDVDFCSITVDGTIDNDILQQQIHGVVRQRQELQQMEIELKAQMIARTEIMEIRNSYDAQLKEHVNNASKLQEQLCERERTIHELERKMEEKERELHTIKLDNEAAWAKQDLLREQNKELATFRRERDHSEAERAQHMKQIHDLQEHIQEKDRQLIELQEQHRVAQETLMYKDEQLREAQAWINRVREMDVFQSTTNQTLQAELRERTEQYNQLWMGFQRQFAEMERLHLHAIQQLQLELADARERSGTYHEDSQMSQMNSKKNVTQFGQENGNQFDLNGSNASGGNNGLIPNESSDNIPPFASSGNASVQTDHVAGVAMAPSSLLVPPSYLPPGQVTALHPFVMHQQGVPNSVASQVPQSHVGHFHPLAALSPMQQWKNQQQAVSEGSQVSMQDDPSASQTDQSMMRSDAKFNYEMPVNGQALHGDYLDAHIHQNEETQSVISSSTAETQVLQSVDKGQHVATQQDHSLRQISSQFSDALRLNSVDSNGEIKDKNSVTLPSEGHDQVLLVEAASSAGNASPVTAHAVHNDMVHSNITDSVLPEAFSSTGPTASTTIAKPMESPLIDERSLLASIVRTIPAGGRIRISSTLPNRLGKMLAPLHWHDYKKKYGKLDDFVASHPELFMIEGDYIQLREGAQKMVAANAAVAKVAAAAAASSPRSSYMPTVAVTPMANTYRLKKVPSVDSKNIKTDKSFQDYAVISSNMGDDPLKLSVTQHQQSNGACFGVAGGLSNVKILTKSKDSREKDGPSVQSGVQLAVGNGVTLDRTGMNNAQNSGPANGRPVSNFASKQQARATGAVYHSRR; encoded by the exons ATGGAGGCCACGGCTGCCGTTGCGGCTGCCGCCAACGCCGCTGCTGCTCGCGGCGCCTCTCTCCAGTTACCGCCACCTCCATCACGCAAGGAATGGCGTGCTGTTTCCGAGCACCATCATTCGTCGAGAAACCCTGAGGACGAG GAGCTAGACAACTCAAAAGTAGGGCAATCGGATGAGAGAACCATTTATGAG CAAGGAAGAGAGCCTCTTGATGTCGATTTCTGTTCGATAACAGTGGATGGAACGATAGACAATGATATTTTGCAGCAGCAGATTCATGGTGTTGTAAGGCAAAGACAGGAATTACAGCAAATGGAGATCGAACTGAAAGCTCAAATGATTGCTAGAACTGAGATAATGGAAATACGAAACAGCTATGATGCTCAACTCAAAGAACACGTTAACAATGCCAGTAAGCTTCAG GAGCAACTTTGTGAGAGGGAACGTACAATTCATGAATTGGAAAGGAAAATGGAAGAGAAGGAAAGAGAACTGCACACCATTAAATTAGACAATGAAGCG GCATGGGCAAAGCAAGACCTTCTTCGTGAGCAAAACAAAGAGCTAGCAACTTTCAG AAGGGAGCGTGATCATTCAGAAGCTGAAAGAGCTCAGCATATGAAACAAATACATGATCTTCAAGAACATATTCAAGAAAAAGACAGGCAGCTTATTGAGTTGCAGGAACAG CACAGAGTAGCTCAAGAGACCCTAATGTATAAAGATGAACAATTGAGAGAAGCCCAAGCTTGGATAAACCGTGTTCGTGAGATGGATGTTTTCCAATCAACAACAAACCAGACATTGCAGGCTGAATTGCGGGAACGTACAGAGCAGTATAACCAGCTCTGGATGGGTTTCCAGAGACAG TTTGCGGAGATGGAAAGACTTCATTTGCATGCTATCCAGCAGCTACAGCTTGAGCTAGCTGATGCAAGGGAGAGGAGTGGCACTTACCACGAGGACTCACAAATGTCCCAAATGAATTCAAAAAAGAATGTAACTCAGTTTGGACAGGAAAACGGAAACCAATTCGACTTGAATGGAAGCAATGCTTCAGGTGGAAATAATGGTCTTATTCCAAATGAAAGCTCAGATAATATTCCTCCATTTGCATCTAGTGGCAATGCTTCGGTCCAG ACTGATCATGTTGCTGGTGTCGCTATGGCTCCATCCTCCCTACTTGTGCCACCTTCATACCTTCCACCTGGCCAGGTGACTGCATTACATCCGTTTGTCATGCATCAACAAGGAGTGCCAAATTCAGTTGCATCACAAGTTCCTCAATCACATGTTGGCCACTTCCACCCACTGGCAGCATTGTCACCTATGCAGCAATGGAAAAATCAACAG CAGGCTGTCTCGGAGGGTTCACAGGTATCGATGCAGGATGATCCTTCTGCATCCCAAACTGATCAGAGTATGATGAGATCCGATGCTAAGTTTAATTATGAAATGCCCGTTAATGGACAAGCTCTTCATGGAGACTATTTGGATGCTCACATCCACCAAAATGAGGAGACTCAATCTGTAATTTCATCTTCTACTGCGGAAACACAG GTTCTTCAGTCAGTTGATAAAGGCCAACATGTTGCTACCCAGCAAGACCATAGCTTACGACAAATTTCGTCACAGTTCTCCGATGCCTTAAGATTGAACTCTGTTGACTCTAATGGTGAAATTAAG GATAAGAATTCTGTGACGTTACCTAGTGAGGGACATGACCAAGTATTGTTGGTAGAGGCAGCAAGTTCTGCTGGAAATGCATCACCTGTCACAGCCCATGCAGTTCACAATGATATGGTACATAGCAACATCACTGATTCAGTCTTGCCTGAAGCATTCTCCTCCACTGGCCCGACAGCATCAACTACAATTGCAAAGCCTATGGAAAGTCCTCTAATTGATGAAAGATCATTGCTGGCTAGTATTGTTCGCACTATTCCAGCTGGTGGCCGGATTCGAATCAGTTCAACA CTCCCTAACAGACTCGGTAAAATGCTCGCTCCTCTGCACTGGCATGATTACAAGAAAAAGTATGGAAAGCTGGATGATTTTGTTGCTAGCCATCCTGAA TTATTTATGATTGAGGGTGACTATATTCAGCTTCGCGAAGGAGCACAAAAGATGGTAGCTGCCAATGCCGCTGTTGCCAAAGTTGCTGCAGCAGCTGCAGCATCATCCCCTCGTTCTTCATATATGCCTACTGTGGCTGTTACACCAATGGCTAACACTTATCGCCTGAAGAAAGTTCCTTCAGttgattccaaaaatatcaaaactgACAAGTCTTTTCAGGATTATGCTGTTATCTCTTCGAATATGGGTGATGATCCTCTAAAATTATCAGTAACGCAGCATCAGCAATCAAATGGTGCATGCTTTGGTGTTGCGGGAGGCCTTTCAAATGtcaaaattttgaccaagtctaAGGATTCTCGGGAAAAGGATGGCCCATCTGTTCAGTCTGGTGTACAATTAGCTGTTGGCAATGGTGTAACCCTGGACCGAACCGGTATGAACAATGCCCAAAATTCAGGCCCGGCAAATGGGAGGCCAGTTTCCAATTTCGCTTCAAAACAGCAGGCCAG GGCAACTGGTGCTGTGTACCATTCTCGAAGATA G
- the LOC112715670 gene encoding uncharacterized protein isoform X8, whose protein sequence is MEATAAVAAAANAAAARGASLQLPPPPSRKEWRAVSEHHHSSRNPEDEELDNSKVGQSDERTIYEQGREPLDVDFCSITVDGTIDNDILQQQIHGVVRQRQELQQMEIELKAQMIARTEIMEIRNSYDAQLKEHVNNASKLQEQLCERERTIHELERKMEEKERELHTIKLDNEAAWAKQDLLREQNKELATFRRERDHSEAERAQHMKQIHDLQEHIQEKDRQLIELQEQHRVAQETLMYKDEQLREAQAWINRVREMDVFQSTTNQTLQAELRERTEQYNQLWMGFQRQFAEMERLHLHAIQQLQLELADARERSGTYHEDSQMSQMNSKKNVTQFGQENGNQFDLNGSNASGGNNGLIPNESSDNIPPFASSGNASVQTDHVAGVAMAPSSLLVPPSYLPPGQVTALHPFVMHQQGVPNSVASQVPQSHVGHFHPLAALSPMQQWKNQQAVSEGSQVSMQDDPSASQTDQSMMRSDAKFNYEMPVNGQALHGDYLDAHIHQNEETQSVISSSTAETQVLQSVDKGQHVATQQDHSLRQISSQFSDALRLNSVDSNGEIKDKNSVTLPSEGHDQVLLVEAASSAGNASPVTAHAVHNDMVHSNITDSVLPEAFSSTGPTASTTIAKPMESPLIDERSLLASIVRTIPAGGRIRISSTLPNRLGKMLAPLHWHDYKKKYGKLDDFVASHPELFMIEGDYIQLREGAQKMVAANAAVAKVAAAAAASSPRSSYMPTVAVTPMANTYRLKKVPSVDSKNIKTDKSFQDYAVISSNMGDDPLKLSVTQHQQSNGACFGVAGGLSNVKILTKSKDSREKDGPSVQSGVQLAVGNGVTLDRTGMNNAQNSGPANGRPVSNFASKQQARATGAVYHSRR, encoded by the exons ATGGAGGCCACGGCTGCCGTTGCGGCTGCCGCCAACGCCGCTGCTGCTCGCGGCGCCTCTCTCCAGTTACCGCCACCTCCATCACGCAAGGAATGGCGTGCTGTTTCCGAGCACCATCATTCGTCGAGAAACCCTGAGGACGAG GAGCTAGACAACTCAAAAGTAGGGCAATCGGATGAGAGAACCATTTATGAG CAAGGAAGAGAGCCTCTTGATGTCGATTTCTGTTCGATAACAGTGGATGGAACGATAGACAATGATATTTTGCAGCAGCAGATTCATGGTGTTGTAAGGCAAAGACAGGAATTACAGCAAATGGAGATCGAACTGAAAGCTCAAATGATTGCTAGAACTGAGATAATGGAAATACGAAACAGCTATGATGCTCAACTCAAAGAACACGTTAACAATGCCAGTAAGCTTCAG GAGCAACTTTGTGAGAGGGAACGTACAATTCATGAATTGGAAAGGAAAATGGAAGAGAAGGAAAGAGAACTGCACACCATTAAATTAGACAATGAAGCG GCATGGGCAAAGCAAGACCTTCTTCGTGAGCAAAACAAAGAGCTAGCAACTTTCAG AAGGGAGCGTGATCATTCAGAAGCTGAAAGAGCTCAGCATATGAAACAAATACATGATCTTCAAGAACATATTCAAGAAAAAGACAGGCAGCTTATTGAGTTGCAGGAACAG CACAGAGTAGCTCAAGAGACCCTAATGTATAAAGATGAACAATTGAGAGAAGCCCAAGCTTGGATAAACCGTGTTCGTGAGATGGATGTTTTCCAATCAACAACAAACCAGACATTGCAGGCTGAATTGCGGGAACGTACAGAGCAGTATAACCAGCTCTGGATGGGTTTCCAGAGACAG TTTGCGGAGATGGAAAGACTTCATTTGCATGCTATCCAGCAGCTACAGCTTGAGCTAGCTGATGCAAGGGAGAGGAGTGGCACTTACCACGAGGACTCACAAATGTCCCAAATGAATTCAAAAAAGAATGTAACTCAGTTTGGACAGGAAAACGGAAACCAATTCGACTTGAATGGAAGCAATGCTTCAGGTGGAAATAATGGTCTTATTCCAAATGAAAGCTCAGATAATATTCCTCCATTTGCATCTAGTGGCAATGCTTCGGTCCAG ACTGATCATGTTGCTGGTGTCGCTATGGCTCCATCCTCCCTACTTGTGCCACCTTCATACCTTCCACCTGGCCAGGTGACTGCATTACATCCGTTTGTCATGCATCAACAAGGAGTGCCAAATTCAGTTGCATCACAAGTTCCTCAATCACATGTTGGCCACTTCCACCCACTGGCAGCATTGTCACCTATGCAGCAATGGAAAAATCAACAG GCTGTCTCGGAGGGTTCACAGGTATCGATGCAGGATGATCCTTCTGCATCCCAAACTGATCAGAGTATGATGAGATCCGATGCTAAGTTTAATTATGAAATGCCCGTTAATGGACAAGCTCTTCATGGAGACTATTTGGATGCTCACATCCACCAAAATGAGGAGACTCAATCTGTAATTTCATCTTCTACTGCGGAAACACAG GTTCTTCAGTCAGTTGATAAAGGCCAACATGTTGCTACCCAGCAAGACCATAGCTTACGACAAATTTCGTCACAGTTCTCCGATGCCTTAAGATTGAACTCTGTTGACTCTAATGGTGAAATTAAG GATAAGAATTCTGTGACGTTACCTAGTGAGGGACATGACCAAGTATTGTTGGTAGAGGCAGCAAGTTCTGCTGGAAATGCATCACCTGTCACAGCCCATGCAGTTCACAATGATATGGTACATAGCAACATCACTGATTCAGTCTTGCCTGAAGCATTCTCCTCCACTGGCCCGACAGCATCAACTACAATTGCAAAGCCTATGGAAAGTCCTCTAATTGATGAAAGATCATTGCTGGCTAGTATTGTTCGCACTATTCCAGCTGGTGGCCGGATTCGAATCAGTTCAACA CTCCCTAACAGACTCGGTAAAATGCTCGCTCCTCTGCACTGGCATGATTACAAGAAAAAGTATGGAAAGCTGGATGATTTTGTTGCTAGCCATCCTGAA TTATTTATGATTGAGGGTGACTATATTCAGCTTCGCGAAGGAGCACAAAAGATGGTAGCTGCCAATGCCGCTGTTGCCAAAGTTGCTGCAGCAGCTGCAGCATCATCCCCTCGTTCTTCATATATGCCTACTGTGGCTGTTACACCAATGGCTAACACTTATCGCCTGAAGAAAGTTCCTTCAGttgattccaaaaatatcaaaactgACAAGTCTTTTCAGGATTATGCTGTTATCTCTTCGAATATGGGTGATGATCCTCTAAAATTATCAGTAACGCAGCATCAGCAATCAAATGGTGCATGCTTTGGTGTTGCGGGAGGCCTTTCAAATGtcaaaattttgaccaagtctaAGGATTCTCGGGAAAAGGATGGCCCATCTGTTCAGTCTGGTGTACAATTAGCTGTTGGCAATGGTGTAACCCTGGACCGAACCGGTATGAACAATGCCCAAAATTCAGGCCCGGCAAATGGGAGGCCAGTTTCCAATTTCGCTTCAAAACAGCAGGCCAG GGCAACTGGTGCTGTGTACCATTCTCGAAGATAG
- the LOC112715670 gene encoding uncharacterized protein isoform X3, protein MEATAAVAAAANAAAARGASLQLPPPPSRKEWRAVSEHHHSSRNPEDEELDNSKVGQSDERTIYEVQQGREPLDVDFCSITVDGTIDNDILQQQIHGVVRQRQELQQMEIELKAQMIARTEIMEIRNSYDAQLKEHVNNASKLQEQLCERERTIHELERKMEEKERELHTIKLDNEAAWAKQDLLREQNKELATFRRERDHSEAERAQHMKQIHDLQEHIQEKDRQLIELQEQHRVAQETLMYKDEQLREAQAWINRVREMDVFQSTTNQTLQAELRERTEQYNQLWMGFQRQFAEMERLHLHAIQQLQLELADARERSGTYHEDSQMSQMNSKKNVTQFGQENGNQFDLNGSNASGGNNGLIPNESSDNIPPFASSGNASVQTDHVAGVAMAPSSLLVPPSYLPPGQVTALHPFVMHQQGVPNSVASQVPQSHVGHFHPLAALSPMQQWKNQQAVSEGSQVSMQDDPSASQTDQSMMRSDAKFNYEMPVNGQALHGDYLDAHIHQNEETQSVISSSTAETQVLQSVDKGQHVATQQDHSLRQISSQFSDALRLNSVDSNGEIKDKNSVTLPSEGHDQVLLVEAASSAGNASPVTAHAVHNDMVHSNITDSVLPEAFSSTGPTASTTIAKPMESPLIDERSLLASIVRTIPAGGRIRISSTLPNRLGKMLAPLHWHDYKKKYGKLDDFVASHPELFMIEGDYIQLREGAQKMVAANAAVAKVAAAAAASSPRSSYMPTVAVTPMANTYRLKKVPSVDSKNIKTDKSFQDYAVISSNMGDDPLKLSVTQHQQSNGACFGVAGGLSNVKILTKSKDSREKDGPSVQSGVQLAVGNGVTLDRTGMNNAQNSGPANGRPVSNFASKQQARATGAVYHSRR, encoded by the exons ATGGAGGCCACGGCTGCCGTTGCGGCTGCCGCCAACGCCGCTGCTGCTCGCGGCGCCTCTCTCCAGTTACCGCCACCTCCATCACGCAAGGAATGGCGTGCTGTTTCCGAGCACCATCATTCGTCGAGAAACCCTGAGGACGAG GAGCTAGACAACTCAAAAGTAGGGCAATCGGATGAGAGAACCATTTATGAG GTGCAGCAAGGAAGAGAGCCTCTTGATGTCGATTTCTGTTCGATAACAGTGGATGGAACGATAGACAATGATATTTTGCAGCAGCAGATTCATGGTGTTGTAAGGCAAAGACAGGAATTACAGCAAATGGAGATCGAACTGAAAGCTCAAATGATTGCTAGAACTGAGATAATGGAAATACGAAACAGCTATGATGCTCAACTCAAAGAACACGTTAACAATGCCAGTAAGCTTCAG GAGCAACTTTGTGAGAGGGAACGTACAATTCATGAATTGGAAAGGAAAATGGAAGAGAAGGAAAGAGAACTGCACACCATTAAATTAGACAATGAAGCG GCATGGGCAAAGCAAGACCTTCTTCGTGAGCAAAACAAAGAGCTAGCAACTTTCAG AAGGGAGCGTGATCATTCAGAAGCTGAAAGAGCTCAGCATATGAAACAAATACATGATCTTCAAGAACATATTCAAGAAAAAGACAGGCAGCTTATTGAGTTGCAGGAACAG CACAGAGTAGCTCAAGAGACCCTAATGTATAAAGATGAACAATTGAGAGAAGCCCAAGCTTGGATAAACCGTGTTCGTGAGATGGATGTTTTCCAATCAACAACAAACCAGACATTGCAGGCTGAATTGCGGGAACGTACAGAGCAGTATAACCAGCTCTGGATGGGTTTCCAGAGACAG TTTGCGGAGATGGAAAGACTTCATTTGCATGCTATCCAGCAGCTACAGCTTGAGCTAGCTGATGCAAGGGAGAGGAGTGGCACTTACCACGAGGACTCACAAATGTCCCAAATGAATTCAAAAAAGAATGTAACTCAGTTTGGACAGGAAAACGGAAACCAATTCGACTTGAATGGAAGCAATGCTTCAGGTGGAAATAATGGTCTTATTCCAAATGAAAGCTCAGATAATATTCCTCCATTTGCATCTAGTGGCAATGCTTCGGTCCAG ACTGATCATGTTGCTGGTGTCGCTATGGCTCCATCCTCCCTACTTGTGCCACCTTCATACCTTCCACCTGGCCAGGTGACTGCATTACATCCGTTTGTCATGCATCAACAAGGAGTGCCAAATTCAGTTGCATCACAAGTTCCTCAATCACATGTTGGCCACTTCCACCCACTGGCAGCATTGTCACCTATGCAGCAATGGAAAAATCAACAG GCTGTCTCGGAGGGTTCACAGGTATCGATGCAGGATGATCCTTCTGCATCCCAAACTGATCAGAGTATGATGAGATCCGATGCTAAGTTTAATTATGAAATGCCCGTTAATGGACAAGCTCTTCATGGAGACTATTTGGATGCTCACATCCACCAAAATGAGGAGACTCAATCTGTAATTTCATCTTCTACTGCGGAAACACAG GTTCTTCAGTCAGTTGATAAAGGCCAACATGTTGCTACCCAGCAAGACCATAGCTTACGACAAATTTCGTCACAGTTCTCCGATGCCTTAAGATTGAACTCTGTTGACTCTAATGGTGAAATTAAG GATAAGAATTCTGTGACGTTACCTAGTGAGGGACATGACCAAGTATTGTTGGTAGAGGCAGCAAGTTCTGCTGGAAATGCATCACCTGTCACAGCCCATGCAGTTCACAATGATATGGTACATAGCAACATCACTGATTCAGTCTTGCCTGAAGCATTCTCCTCCACTGGCCCGACAGCATCAACTACAATTGCAAAGCCTATGGAAAGTCCTCTAATTGATGAAAGATCATTGCTGGCTAGTATTGTTCGCACTATTCCAGCTGGTGGCCGGATTCGAATCAGTTCAACA CTCCCTAACAGACTCGGTAAAATGCTCGCTCCTCTGCACTGGCATGATTACAAGAAAAAGTATGGAAAGCTGGATGATTTTGTTGCTAGCCATCCTGAA TTATTTATGATTGAGGGTGACTATATTCAGCTTCGCGAAGGAGCACAAAAGATGGTAGCTGCCAATGCCGCTGTTGCCAAAGTTGCTGCAGCAGCTGCAGCATCATCCCCTCGTTCTTCATATATGCCTACTGTGGCTGTTACACCAATGGCTAACACTTATCGCCTGAAGAAAGTTCCTTCAGttgattccaaaaatatcaaaactgACAAGTCTTTTCAGGATTATGCTGTTATCTCTTCGAATATGGGTGATGATCCTCTAAAATTATCAGTAACGCAGCATCAGCAATCAAATGGTGCATGCTTTGGTGTTGCGGGAGGCCTTTCAAATGtcaaaattttgaccaagtctaAGGATTCTCGGGAAAAGGATGGCCCATCTGTTCAGTCTGGTGTACAATTAGCTGTTGGCAATGGTGTAACCCTGGACCGAACCGGTATGAACAATGCCCAAAATTCAGGCCCGGCAAATGGGAGGCCAGTTTCCAATTTCGCTTCAAAACAGCAGGCCAG GGCAACTGGTGCTGTGTACCATTCTCGAAGATA G